A genomic segment from Rhodospirillales bacterium encodes:
- the groL gene encoding chaperonin GroEL, producing MPAKDVKFGMEARQRLLRGVDILADAVKVTLGPKGRNVVLEKSFGAPRITKDGVTVAKDIELADKFENMGAQMVKEVASKTSDEAGDGTTTATVLAQSIVREGAKAVAAGMNPMDLKRGIDLAVEAVVEDVKKRAKKVSTSAEVAQVGTISANVDREIGDMIARAMEKVGNEGVITVEEAKGLTTELDVVEGMQFDRGYTSPYFITNAEKMTCEMENPYILIHEKKLSGLQPLLPVLESVVQSGRPLLIIAEEIEGEALATLVVNKLRGGLKVAAVKAPGFGDRRKAMLEDIAVLTAGQVISEDLGIKLENVTLQMLGQAKKVSIDKDDTTIVEGAGKRKDIEARCGQIRAQIEETTSDYDKEKLQERLAKLAGGVAVIRVGGATEVEVKERKDRVDDALHATRAAVEEGIVAGGGAALLYATRALDKLKPDNDDQRTGVDIVRRALQAPARQIAENAGVDGAVVVGKLLENKDTNLGFDAQEGKYVDMLKAGIIDPAKVVRTALQDAASVAGLLVTTEAMVAERPEKKAHSHGAGHGPGDMGGMGDF from the coding sequence ATGCCTGCTAAGGACGTAAAATTCGGCATGGAAGCGCGCCAGCGCCTGTTGCGCGGCGTGGACATTCTGGCCGACGCCGTGAAGGTGACGCTCGGCCCCAAGGGCCGCAATGTCGTGCTCGAAAAATCTTTCGGCGCGCCGCGCATCACCAAGGACGGCGTGACGGTGGCCAAGGACATCGAGCTCGCCGACAAGTTCGAGAACATGGGCGCGCAGATGGTCAAGGAGGTCGCCTCCAAGACCAGCGACGAGGCCGGCGATGGCACCACCACCGCCACCGTTCTCGCCCAATCGATCGTGCGCGAAGGCGCCAAGGCGGTCGCCGCGGGCATGAACCCGATGGACCTGAAGCGCGGCATCGATCTCGCCGTCGAGGCGGTGGTCGAGGACGTGAAGAAGCGCGCGAAAAAGGTTTCGACCAGCGCCGAAGTCGCCCAAGTCGGCACCATTTCCGCCAACGTCGACCGCGAGATCGGCGACATGATCGCGCGGGCGATGGAAAAGGTCGGCAACGAGGGCGTCATCACGGTCGAAGAAGCCAAAGGCTTGACCACCGAGCTCGACGTGGTCGAAGGCATGCAGTTCGATCGCGGCTACACCTCGCCCTACTTCATCACCAACGCCGAAAAGATGACCTGCGAGATGGAGAATCCCTACATCCTGATCCACGAAAAGAAACTCTCGGGCCTTCAGCCTCTGCTCCCGGTTCTCGAATCGGTGGTGCAGTCGGGCCGTCCGCTGCTGATCATCGCCGAGGAAATCGAGGGCGAGGCGCTGGCGACACTGGTCGTCAACAAGTTGCGCGGCGGCCTCAAGGTCGCGGCGGTCAAGGCGCCCGGCTTCGGCGACCGGCGCAAGGCCATGCTCGAGGACATCGCCGTCCTCACCGCCGGCCAAGTGATTAGCGAAGACCTCGGCATAAAGCTCGAGAACGTCACCTTGCAGATGCTCGGCCAGGCGAAGAAAGTCTCCATCGACAAAGACGACACCACCATCGTCGAGGGCGCGGGCAAACGCAAAGACATCGAAGCCCGCTGCGGCCAGATCCGCGCGCAGATCGAGGAAACCACCTCCGACTACGACAAGGAGAAGCTCCAGGAGCGACTGGCGAAGCTCGCCGGCGGCGTGGCGGTGATCCGGGTCGGCGGCGCGACCGAGGTCGAGGTCAAGGAACGCAAGGACCGGGTCGACGACGCGCTGCACGCGACCCGCGCCGCGGTCGAGGAGGGCATCGTCGCCGGCGGCGGCGCGGCCCTGCTCTACGCCACCCGGGCGCTCGACAAGCTCAAGCCCGACAACGACGACCAGCGGACGGGCGTGGATATCGTCCGCCGTGCGCTGCAGGCCCCGGCCCGCCAGATCGCGGAAAACGCCGGCGTCGATGGCGCCGTGGTGGTCGGCAAGCTCCTCGAGAACAAGGACACCAACCTCGGCTTCGACGCCCAGGAAGGGAAATACGTGGACATGCTCAAGGCCGGCATCATCGATCCGGCCAAGGTTGTCCGCACCGCCCTTCAGGACGCGGCTTCCGTTGCCGGCCTGCTCGTCACCACCGAGGCGATGGTCGCCGAGCGGCCGGAAAAGAAGGCCCACTCGCACGGCGCCGGTCACGGCCCGGGCGACATGGGCGGCATGGGCGACTTCTAG